In a genomic window of Aggregatimonas sangjinii:
- a CDS encoding SDR family oxidoreductase has product MDLRIRDKVALVTGANRGIGFAVAKGLLQEGITVIATSRNSQNSNDFISQLSEYGDVVHHQLDVTDNGSVNACYAFAKVEFGKLDILINNAGINYDTWQNVETANLDEVRQTVETNVIGPWQTIQSFLPLLKQAENSSIVNVSSGGGSLASQTGSTPGYSISKLALNGLTLQLASKLKNDGIAVNAVCPGWVRTDMGGSGATKSPEQGAETIIWIALQKDEFVTGKFFRDKREIQW; this is encoded by the coding sequence ATGGATTTAAGGATAAGAGATAAAGTAGCTTTAGTGACAGGGGCGAATAGAGGAATTGGCTTTGCCGTAGCCAAAGGATTGCTTCAGGAAGGCATCACGGTAATTGCGACCAGTAGAAACTCGCAAAATAGTAATGATTTTATCAGTCAGCTTTCAGAATACGGTGATGTAGTTCATCATCAGTTGGATGTTACGGATAATGGAAGTGTTAATGCTTGTTATGCTTTCGCGAAAGTGGAATTCGGGAAACTTGACATTCTAATAAACAACGCTGGCATCAATTATGATACTTGGCAAAATGTAGAAACTGCAAATTTGGATGAAGTACGTCAAACAGTTGAAACCAACGTGATAGGACCTTGGCAAACTATCCAAAGCTTTTTACCTCTTTTAAAACAAGCAGAAAATAGCTCAATTGTAAACGTCAGTAGTGGTGGCGGCAGCTTGGCAAGCCAGACAGGCAGTACACCTGGTTACAGTATTTCTAAATTAGCTTTAAATGGATTAACACTTCAGTTGGCCTCAAAACTTAAAAATGATGGCATAGCTGTAAATGCCGTTTGCCCTGGTTGGGTACGAACTGATATGGGAGGAAGTGGAGCAACCAAAAGCCCAGAACAAGGAGCAGAAACAATAATTTGGATTGCCCTGCAAAAAGATGAATTCGTGACCGGTAAGTTTTTCAGAGATAAGAGAGAAATTCAATGGTAA
- a CDS encoding helix-turn-helix domain-containing protein produces the protein MKHFSTLKEYCKGINISPPKWTDCDVRSFKENMKTVHHKMGAHKHEFYALALKLDGSGYAKTGNYSTKNLRATVFFNSPYQIAHWEILPDWEGYYIMFTEDFFRRENHRKRIGQDFPFLMVDNTVPLEIAKDDTNTFINIFKESLAEHHKDEEFAKDIVFNYTRSLLYRVARMFKNQSQKKNLKFTQRNNDIAVISRFKNLIETSFRPELGFENAEPHKVSFYADNLSIHPNHLNSISKRITSHSASELIYGHILSLAKSRLSNTNKSVKEIAFELYYNYPNHFAKFFKKQTGLTPSTFRKR, from the coding sequence GTGAAACATTTCTCCACATTAAAAGAATATTGTAAAGGCATAAATATTAGTCCGCCAAAATGGACTGACTGTGATGTACGCAGCTTTAAAGAGAATATGAAAACGGTGCATCACAAAATGGGAGCTCATAAACACGAATTCTATGCATTAGCTTTAAAATTAGATGGTTCGGGATATGCTAAAACAGGTAACTATTCTACTAAGAATTTGAGAGCTACCGTTTTCTTTAATTCACCCTACCAAATTGCGCATTGGGAAATTCTACCAGACTGGGAAGGATACTATATTATGTTCACAGAAGATTTTTTCAGAAGAGAAAATCATAGGAAACGAATAGGACAAGATTTTCCTTTTTTGATGGTTGATAATACAGTTCCTTTAGAAATCGCAAAAGATGACACCAACACCTTCATAAATATCTTCAAAGAATCATTGGCTGAACATCACAAGGATGAGGAATTTGCGAAAGACATCGTTTTTAACTATACGAGGTCCTTGTTGTATAGAGTAGCGAGAATGTTTAAAAATCAGTCTCAAAAGAAAAATCTAAAGTTTACACAGAGGAATAATGACATTGCCGTAATAAGTCGATTTAAAAACTTAATAGAGACAAGTTTTCGACCAGAGCTAGGCTTTGAAAATGCCGAGCCGCATAAAGTAAGTTTTTATGCAGACAACTTATCCATTCATCCTAACCACCTTAATTCAATTTCTAAAAGAATTACCTCACATTCAGCTTCCGAACTCATCTACGGGCACATTCTAAGTTTGGCAAAATCACGACTTTCCAATACAAACAAATCGGTAAAGGAAATCGCTTTTGAGCTGTATTACAACTATCCTAATCACTTTGCGAAATTCTTCAAAAAGCAAACAGGACTAACGCCTAGCACATTCAGAAAACGCTAA
- a CDS encoding alpha/beta hydrolase: protein MKTKITLIALFIVVAFAKAQNNLNIKNTIEMKTVNFNSEGLNLVGNLYLPTNFDDTKTYPAIIVDGSWTTVKEQMQGLYAAQLTKNGFITLAFDHRYFGESEGQPREFENHADKVEDIKNAVTYLQTIPYVDNERIGGVGVCASGAYMMQATAEDKRIKALGTVVAWLMTPETAKLFYGGDEGTNARIQKAQNAKKDFATTGDIAYVPAYEPENMEAAMFFPVEYYALESRGAIAPWTNNFAVMSWEPWLTYDGIASSNDVTVPTIMIGSEKQFLPDGAKTAFENIRNDKKRAVWMDEYQHDQFYDNEEVIEKSVTELARHFRANL from the coding sequence ATGAAAACAAAAATCACATTAATCGCGCTTTTTATAGTTGTCGCTTTCGCGAAAGCGCAAAATAATTTAAACATAAAAAATACAATTGAGATGAAAACAGTAAACTTTAATTCAGAAGGACTAAACTTGGTAGGAAACCTTTACTTACCCACAAATTTTGACGACACCAAAACCTATCCAGCAATCATTGTTGATGGTAGTTGGACAACGGTAAAAGAACAAATGCAAGGGCTATATGCGGCACAATTAACAAAAAATGGCTTTATTACCTTAGCCTTTGACCACAGATATTTTGGAGAGAGTGAAGGACAGCCCAGAGAATTTGAAAACCACGCTGACAAGGTAGAAGACATTAAAAATGCAGTCACCTACCTGCAAACAATACCGTACGTAGATAATGAAAGAATCGGTGGTGTTGGAGTGTGTGCTAGTGGAGCATATATGATGCAAGCCACCGCAGAAGATAAGCGTATTAAAGCTTTAGGTACAGTTGTAGCTTGGCTGATGACACCTGAAACAGCAAAATTGTTTTATGGTGGTGATGAAGGTACAAACGCACGTATTCAAAAAGCACAAAATGCCAAAAAAGACTTTGCAACCACTGGTGATATCGCATACGTTCCTGCCTACGAACCAGAAAATATGGAAGCAGCTATGTTCTTTCCTGTTGAATATTATGCTTTGGAGTCAAGAGGAGCAATAGCCCCTTGGACGAATAATTTTGCCGTAATGAGCTGGGAACCTTGGTTAACCTATGATGGTATCGCTTCCTCAAATGATGTTACAGTACCTACAATAATGATAGGTAGCGAAAAACAATTTTTGCCGGATGGTGCTAAAACTGCTTTTGAAAATATCCGTAATGACAAAAAAAGAGCAGTATGGATGGATGAATATCAACACGACCAATTCTATGATAACGAAGAAGTTATCGAGAAGTCTGTGACAGAACTTGCCAGACACTTTAGAGCGAACCTTTAA
- a CDS encoding oxidoreductase, translating to MKTTDNNKVWFITGASSGFGKAISEYAASKGYKVIATARRKEKLDELAATAPEQIKAISMDVTSREQVKQRVNEAIDTFGRIDVLINNAGYGIVGALEETPEEEFRNQMETNFFGAVAVTQEVLPYLRKQGSGAIVNMSSMGGNMSFSGFSAYSASKFALEGASEALAQEVAPFGIKTMIVEPGAFRTEFAGSALKHMPKIKAYDDIVGDTREFAKGMDGTQEGDPYKAARVIDKALRSENTPLRLQLGSDAVEAIKTNAEQLLFELETWRETAVNTNFDD from the coding sequence ATGAAAACTACAGATAATAACAAAGTATGGTTTATCACCGGAGCCTCTTCGGGCTTCGGTAAAGCCATCTCAGAATATGCGGCATCAAAGGGATACAAGGTTATAGCAACCGCACGTAGAAAAGAAAAATTAGATGAGTTAGCTGCGACTGCACCAGAGCAAATCAAAGCCATTTCGATGGATGTGACAAGTCGTGAGCAGGTCAAACAACGTGTAAATGAAGCAATAGATACATTTGGAAGAATAGATGTTCTTATCAACAATGCAGGATATGGAATTGTAGGCGCCCTTGAGGAAACACCAGAAGAAGAGTTTCGCAATCAGATGGAAACCAATTTCTTTGGGGCCGTAGCTGTAACACAAGAGGTTCTTCCTTACCTAAGAAAACAAGGAAGCGGTGCCATAGTTAACATGAGTAGCATGGGCGGAAATATGAGTTTCAGTGGGTTTAGTGCCTACTCAGCTTCCAAATTTGCTTTGGAAGGAGCATCAGAGGCATTGGCTCAGGAAGTAGCACCGTTCGGAATAAAAACCATGATAGTGGAGCCAGGTGCCTTTCGTACGGAATTCGCTGGTAGCGCTCTAAAGCATATGCCTAAAATTAAAGCTTACGACGACATTGTAGGTGATACCAGGGAATTTGCAAAGGGTATGGATGGTACACAGGAAGGTGACCCCTATAAAGCGGCGAGGGTTATTGATAAAGCTTTAAGGTCGGAGAATACACCTTTACGTCTACAACTTGGTTCAGATGCTGTTGAAGCAATCAAAACAAACGCCGAGCAATTGCTGTTTGAATTGGAAACTTGGAGAGAAACTGCCGTAAACACAAATTTTGACGATTAA